A single genomic interval of Streptococcus oralis subsp. dentisani harbors:
- a CDS encoding GNAT family N-acetyltransferase yields the protein MNIWTKLAMFSFFETERLYLRPFFFSDSQAFYDIASNPENLQFIFPSQASLEESQYALANYFMKAPLGVWAICKQDNQEMIGSIKFEKIDEIKKEAEIGYFLKKDSWSQGFMTEVVTKLCQLSFEEFGLKQLSIITHLENQASQKVALKSGFSLVRQFKGSDRYTRKMRDYLEFRYIKGEFNE from the coding sequence ATGAATATTTGGACCAAATTAGCAATGTTTTCTTTCTTTGAAACGGAACGCTTGTATTTGCGTCCTTTCTTTTTTAGTGACAGTCAAGCATTTTACGATATTGCTTCAAATCCGGAAAATCTGCAGTTTATTTTTCCCAGTCAAGCAAGTTTGGAAGAAAGTCAGTACGCACTTGCCAACTATTTTATGAAGGCTCCTTTGGGTGTTTGGGCAATCTGCAAGCAAGACAATCAGGAAATGATTGGTTCCATTAAATTTGAAAAAATAGATGAAATCAAGAAAGAAGCTGAGATTGGATATTTCTTAAAAAAGGATTCTTGGTCACAAGGTTTTATGACAGAAGTAGTTACCAAACTTTGTCAGCTCTCATTTGAAGAATTTGGTCTAAAACAATTATCCATCATCACTCATCTGGAGAATCAAGCTAGTCAAAAAGTAGCCTTAAAATCGGGATTTAGCCTCGTCCGACAGTTTAAGGGAAGCGATCGCTATACACGAAAAATGAGGGACTATCTTGAATTTCGATACATAAAAGGAGAATTCAATGAGT
- a CDS encoding UDP-N-acetylglucosamine 1-carboxyvinyltransferase, producing the protein MRKIVINGGHPLQGEITISGAKNSVVALIPAIILADDVVTLDCVPDISDVASLVEIMEIMGAKVKRYDDVLEIDPRGVQNIPMPYGKINSLRASYYFYGSLLGRFGEATVGLPGGCDLGPRPIDLHLKAFEAMGAKVSYEGDNMNLSAQGKGLHGASIYMDTVSVGATINTMIAAVKAKGRTVIENAAREPEIIDVATLLNNMGAHIRGAGTDIIIIDGVEQLHGTRHQVIPDRIEAGTYISLAAAVGKGIRINNVLYEHLEGFIAKLEEMGVRMTVSEDSIFVEEQSDLKAINIKTAPYPGFATDLQQPITPLLLTAQGRGTIIDTIYEKRVNHVFELAKMDANIATTNDHIFYTGGRTLQGAKVKATDLRAGAALVIAGLMAQGQTEITNIEFILRGYSDIIEKLRSLGADITLVED; encoded by the coding sequence ATGAGAAAAATTGTCATCAATGGTGGACATCCATTGCAAGGTGAGATCACCATTAGCGGTGCTAAGAATAGTGTTGTAGCATTAATCCCTGCTATTATACTGGCAGATGATGTTGTCACTTTGGATTGTGTCCCAGATATTTCAGACGTTGCTAGTCTTGTCGAAATTATGGAAATCATGGGAGCGAAAGTAAAACGCTACGATGATGTTTTGGAGATTGATCCTAGAGGTGTTCAGAATATTCCAATGCCTTATGGTAAGATCAATAGCCTTCGTGCATCTTATTATTTCTATGGAAGTCTTTTAGGTCGTTTTGGTGAAGCTACGGTTGGACTTCCTGGCGGATGTGATCTTGGTCCTCGTCCGATTGACCTTCACCTAAAAGCCTTCGAAGCCATGGGAGCCAAGGTAAGCTATGAGGGAGATAATATGAATTTATCTGCCCAAGGTAAGGGACTTCACGGCGCAAGTATTTACATGGATACCGTCAGTGTTGGTGCAACGATTAATACCATGATTGCGGCTGTTAAGGCTAAGGGACGGACTGTTATTGAAAATGCGGCTCGTGAACCAGAAATCATCGATGTGGCTACCCTTTTGAATAACATGGGGGCTCACATTCGTGGTGCAGGGACTGATATTATCATTATTGATGGTGTCGAGCAACTTCATGGAACGCGTCACCAAGTTATTCCAGATCGTATTGAAGCAGGAACCTATATTTCACTTGCAGCAGCGGTTGGTAAAGGAATCCGTATTAACAATGTTCTCTATGAGCATTTAGAAGGTTTTATCGCCAAACTAGAGGAAATGGGCGTTCGCATGACAGTCTCTGAGGATAGTATCTTCGTTGAAGAACAGTCTGATTTGAAGGCCATCAATATTAAAACTGCCCCCTATCCAGGATTTGCAACGGATTTACAACAACCAATCACACCACTTTTATTAACTGCTCAAGGTCGTGGTACTATTATTGATACCATTTATGAAAAACGTGTCAACCATGTCTTTGAATTAGCAAAAATGGATGCAAATATTGCGACTACAAATGACCATATTTTCTACACTGGTGGACGAACTCTACAAGGTGCCAAGGTGAAAGCTACAGACTTGCGAGCTGGTGCTGCACTTGTGATTGCTGGACTGATGGCTCAAGGCCAGACTGAAATTACAAATATTGAGTTTATCCTTCGTGGCTACTCAGATATTATTGAAAAATTACGTAGTCTTGGAGCAGATATTACACTCGTCGAAGACTAA
- the pyk gene encoding pyruvate kinase, translating into MNKRVKIVATLGPAVEIRGGKKFGEDGYWGEKLDVEASAQNIAKLIEAGANTFRFNFSHGDHQEQGERMATVKLAEKLAGKKVGFLLDTKGPEIRTELFEGDAKEYSYKTGEKIRVATKQGIKSTRDVIALNVAGALDIYDDVEVGHQVLVDDGKLGLRVFAKDDATREFEVVVENDGIIAKQKGVNIPNTKIPFPALAERDNDDIRFGLEQGINFIAISFVRTAKDVDEVRAICEETGNGHVQLFAKIENQQGIDNLDEIIEAADGIMIARGDMGIEVPFEMVPVYQKMIITKVNAAGKVVITATNMLETMTEKPRATRSEVSDVFNAVIDGTDATMLSGESANGKYPLESVTTMATIDKNAQTLLKEYGRLSFVNLARNSKTEVMASAVKDATNSMNIKLVVTLTKTGHTARLISKYRPDADILAITFDELTQRGLMLNWGVIPVTTERPSNTDDMFELAEKIAVEQGLVESGDDMIIVAGVPLGEAVRTNTMRIRTVR; encoded by the coding sequence ATGAATAAACGTGTAAAAATCGTTGCAACTTTAGGTCCTGCGGTTGAAATCCGTGGTGGTAAAAAATTCGGTGAAGACGGATACTGGGGTGAAAAACTTGACGTTGAAGCTTCAGCTCAAAATATTGCTAAATTGATTGAAGCAGGAGCAAACACTTTCCGTTTCAACTTCTCACACGGTGACCACCAAGAACAAGGTGAGCGTATGGCAACTGTTAAACTTGCTGAGAAACTTGCAGGTAAAAAAGTTGGTTTCCTTCTTGATACTAAAGGGCCTGAAATCCGTACAGAATTGTTTGAAGGTGACGCAAAAGAGTACTCTTACAAAACTGGTGAAAAAATCCGTGTTGCAACTAAACAAGGAATCAAATCAACTCGTGATGTGATTGCTTTGAACGTTGCTGGTGCCCTTGATATCTACGATGATGTTGAAGTTGGTCACCAAGTTTTGGTTGACGATGGTAAATTGGGTCTTCGTGTTTTCGCAAAAGACGATGCAACTCGTGAATTTGAAGTAGTCGTTGAAAATGACGGTATCATTGCTAAGCAGAAAGGTGTAAACATCCCTAACACTAAAATTCCTTTCCCAGCTCTTGCTGAACGTGATAACGATGATATCCGCTTTGGTCTTGAACAAGGTATCAACTTCATCGCGATTTCATTCGTACGTACTGCAAAAGACGTCGACGAAGTTCGTGCAATCTGTGAAGAAACTGGTAATGGTCACGTTCAATTGTTTGCGAAAATCGAAAACCAACAAGGTATCGATAACTTGGATGAAATCATTGAAGCTGCTGACGGTATCATGATCGCTCGTGGTGACATGGGTATCGAAGTGCCATTCGAAATGGTTCCAGTTTATCAAAAAATGATCATCACTAAAGTGAACGCAGCAGGCAAAGTTGTTATCACAGCAACAAACATGCTTGAAACAATGACTGAAAAACCACGTGCAACTCGTTCAGAAGTATCAGACGTATTTAACGCTGTTATCGACGGAACTGACGCTACAATGCTTTCAGGTGAGTCTGCAAACGGTAAATACCCACTTGAGTCAGTAACAACAATGGCTACAATTGACAAGAATGCTCAAACCCTTTTGAAAGAATACGGTCGCTTGTCGTTTGTTAACTTGGCACGTAATTCTAAGACTGAGGTTATGGCTTCAGCTGTTAAGGATGCGACAAACTCTATGAACATCAAGTTGGTGGTTACTCTTACTAAGACAGGTCACACTGCTCGTTTGATTTCTAAATACCGTCCAGATGCTGATATCTTGGCAATCACTTTCGATGAATTAACTCAACGTGGATTGATGTTGAACTGGGGTGTTATCCCAGTAACAACTGAACGTCCATCAAACACTGATGATATGTTCGAACTTGCCGAAAAGATTGCAGTAGAACAAGGTTTGGTAGAATCTGGTGATGATATGATTATCGTTGCAGGTGTACCGCTTGGAGAAGCTGTCCGTACAAACACAATGCGTATCCGTACAGTACGTTAA
- the pfkA gene encoding 6-phosphofructokinase, whose protein sequence is MKRIAVLTSGGDAPGMNAAIRAVVRQAISEGMEVFGIYDGYAGMVAGEIYPLDAASVGDIISRGGTFLHSARYPEFAKLEGQLKGIEQLKKHGIEGVVVIGGDGSYHGAMRLTEHGFPAIGLPGTIDNDIVGTDFTIGFDTAVTTAMDAIDKIRDTSSSHRRTFVVEVMGRNAGDIALWAGIATGADEIIIPEEGFKMEDIVASIKAGYEHGKKHNIIVLAEGVMSAAEFGQKLKEAGDTSDLRVTELGHIQRGGSPTARDRVLASRMGAHAVKLLKQGIGGVAVGIRNEKMVENPILGTAEEGALFSLTAEGKIIVNNPHKADLELSALNKSLS, encoded by the coding sequence ATGAAACGTATTGCTGTTTTGACCAGTGGTGGAGACGCCCCTGGTATGAATGCTGCCATCCGTGCAGTAGTTCGCCAAGCAATCTCAGAAGGAATGGAAGTTTTTGGTATCTATGATGGATACGCAGGTATGGTTGCCGGTGAAATTTATCCACTTGATGCTGCTTCAGTAGGAGACATCATTTCACGTGGTGGTACTTTCCTTCACTCTGCTCGTTACCCTGAGTTTGCAAAACTCGAAGGTCAACTCAAAGGGATTGAGCAATTGAAAAAACACGGTATCGAAGGTGTCGTAGTCATCGGTGGAGACGGTTCTTATCATGGAGCTATGCGCTTGACGGAGCATGGATTCCCTGCTATTGGACTTCCAGGTACAATCGATAACGATATCGTAGGTACTGACTTTACAATCGGATTTGATACTGCAGTTACGACTGCTATGGATGCCATTGATAAGATTCGTGATACATCATCAAGTCACCGTCGTACTTTCGTTGTTGAAGTAATGGGACGTAACGCTGGTGATATCGCTCTTTGGGCTGGTATCGCAACTGGTGCTGATGAAATTATCATCCCTGAAGAAGGCTTCAAGATGGAAGATATCGTAGCTAGTATCAAAGCTGGTTATGAGCACGGTAAAAAACACAACATTATCGTTTTGGCAGAAGGTGTTATGTCAGCAGCTGAATTTGGTCAAAAACTAAAAGAAGCTGGAGATACAAGTGACCTTCGTGTCACAGAACTTGGTCACATCCAACGTGGTGGTTCACCAACTGCTCGTGACCGTGTATTGGCATCTCGTATGGGCGCACACGCTGTTAAACTCCTTAAACAAGGAATCGGTGGTGTCGCTGTTGGTATCCGTAACGAAAAAATGGTTGAGAATCCAATTCTTGGTACAGCAGAAGAAGGAGCTTTGTTTAGCTTAACTGCAGAAGGTAAGATTATTGTTAACAACCCTCATAAAGCTGATCTTGAACTTTCTGCTTTGAACAAGAGCTTGTCCTAA
- a CDS encoding DNA polymerase III subunit alpha, giving the protein MIAQLDTKTVYSFMESVVSIEKYVQMAKEYGYSHLAIMDVDNLYGAYYFLEATRKHGIQPLIGLEMTLIIDEKEISFRFLALSTKGYQELMKLSTLKMTGRKNWSDFTSHLEDVAIIVPYFEGIEHLDLGYDYYIGVSPDTPQEVFTRPILPLYQVNSFEKEDIQVLQILSAIKDNVSLREVNVHSQQGIFLPASDLEARFMNRFPQALANLQGLIENVSYQIDPSLKLPRFNPERPAVEELRERAEQGLSDKGLTSATYHERLNEELTVIHDMGFDDYFLVVWDLLRFGRSQGYYMGMGRGSAVGSLVAYSLDITGIDPVEKNLIFERFLNRERYTMPDIDIDIPDLYRPEFIRYVRDRYGSQHVAQIVTYSTFGAKQAIRDVFKRYGVPEYELTNITKKISFRDTLTTAYEKNLQFRQVINSKMEYQKAFEIARKIEGYPRQTSIHAAGVVMSDQDLTDYIPLKYGEDMLITQYDAHGVEANGLLKMDFLGLRNLTFVQKMQELLAESEGVHLKIEEIDLEDKATLALFASGNTKGIFQFEQPGAIRLLKRVQPQVFEEVVATTSLNRPGASDYIDNFVARKHGKEKVTVLDPALEDILSSTYGIMLYQEQVMQVAQRFGGFSLGKADILRRAMGKKNAKEMHLMKEDFISGAMKLGHTEEKANQVFAVMEKFAGYGFNRSHAYAYSALAFQLAYFKTHYPAIFFQVMLNYSSSDYIVDALQMGFEVAPLAIKSIPYHDKIAQKKIYLGLKAIKGMPRDLSYWIIENRPFSSIEDFVTRLPKNYKKLSLLTPLVELGLFDEFDKNRQKILVNLPNLFVFVEELGGLFADTNYSWTESDDFTEAEKFYKEQELIGVGISPHPLQTLAKQALYPITPITNLTEGAQATLLVEVQKIKVIRTKKGESMAFLQVHDSKSRMDVTVFSDQYRKFASILSEGKFYYINGKVQSRDGRLQMIAQDLKEAVAERFWIQVKNHENDKEISNILEQHKGSIPVIIRYVEEEKTIVSSQHFVKKDPLLQEKLEGIVMKTIYR; this is encoded by the coding sequence ATGATTGCACAGCTCGACACCAAGACTGTTTATAGTTTTATGGAAAGTGTGGTTTCAATTGAAAAATACGTACAAATGGCTAAAGAATACGGCTATTCTCACCTTGCTATCATGGATGTGGATAATCTCTATGGAGCCTATTATTTTCTAGAAGCAACTCGTAAGCATGGCATTCAACCTTTAATTGGTCTAGAAATGACCTTGATTATAGACGAGAAGGAGATTTCTTTCCGTTTTCTAGCTCTATCTACTAAAGGTTACCAAGAGTTGATGAAGTTATCCACTTTAAAAATGACTGGACGAAAAAATTGGTCTGACTTCACCTCCCACCTCGAAGATGTTGCCATTATTGTTCCCTATTTTGAGGGGATCGAACACTTAGATTTAGGCTATGACTATTATATCGGTGTTAGTCCAGATACTCCTCAAGAAGTCTTTACTAGGCCCATTCTTCCACTCTATCAAGTCAATTCTTTTGAAAAAGAAGATATTCAAGTTTTACAAATCTTATCGGCAATCAAGGATAATGTCAGCCTAAGAGAAGTGAATGTGCATTCACAACAAGGAATCTTTCTACCTGCCTCAGACTTGGAAGCACGTTTTATGAATCGCTTCCCTCAGGCGCTTGCCAATCTCCAAGGTCTGATAGAGAATGTAAGCTATCAAATCGATCCAAGTTTAAAACTTCCTCGCTTTAATCCTGAAAGACCTGCAGTAGAAGAACTTAGAGAGAGAGCTGAGCAAGGTTTGAGTGACAAGGGGCTAACCTCAGCTACCTATCATGAGCGATTGAATGAAGAATTAACTGTGATTCATGATATGGGCTTTGACGACTATTTCCTTGTAGTTTGGGATTTGCTCCGTTTTGGACGTTCCCAAGGCTACTATATGGGTATGGGGCGTGGTTCTGCTGTGGGTAGCTTGGTGGCCTACTCACTTGACATCACAGGAATTGATCCGGTTGAAAAGAACCTGATTTTCGAGCGCTTTTTAAATCGTGAGCGCTACACTATGCCTGATATCGATATCGACATCCCAGACCTTTATAGGCCAGAATTCATTCGCTATGTTCGTGATCGGTATGGTAGTCAACACGTGGCACAGATTGTCACTTATTCGACCTTTGGAGCAAAACAGGCAATTCGTGATGTTTTCAAACGCTATGGCGTTCCAGAGTACGAATTAACAAATATTACGAAAAAAATCAGTTTCCGAGATACGCTAACGACAGCCTATGAAAAGAATTTACAGTTTAGGCAGGTCATAAATAGCAAAATGGAATATCAAAAAGCTTTTGAGATTGCTCGAAAGATTGAAGGGTATCCTCGTCAGACCTCTATCCATGCAGCTGGGGTCGTTATGAGTGACCAGGACCTGACAGACTATATCCCGCTCAAATACGGTGAGGATATGCTGATCACCCAGTATGATGCTCATGGTGTTGAAGCTAATGGCCTTTTAAAAATGGATTTCCTAGGTCTGCGTAACCTAACTTTTGTCCAAAAAATGCAGGAATTATTGGCTGAGTCAGAAGGTGTTCATCTGAAAATCGAAGAGATTGACTTGGAAGACAAGGCAACTCTGGCCCTCTTTGCTTCTGGGAATACTAAAGGAATTTTTCAATTTGAACAACCTGGCGCTATTCGACTTTTGAAACGAGTTCAGCCGCAAGTCTTTGAAGAGGTAGTTGCCACAACCTCACTCAACAGACCGGGGGCAAGCGATTATATTGATAACTTTGTCGCTCGGAAGCACGGCAAAGAAAAGGTGACAGTGCTAGATCCTGCCTTGGAGGATATTCTCTCATCAACTTATGGTATCATGCTCTATCAAGAGCAGGTCATGCAGGTAGCTCAGCGCTTTGGAGGTTTCAGTCTTGGTAAAGCCGATATTCTCAGACGAGCCATGGGTAAGAAAAATGCTAAAGAGATGCATTTGATGAAGGAAGATTTTATCTCTGGAGCTATGAAATTGGGGCATACAGAAGAAAAGGCCAACCAAGTTTTTGCAGTGATGGAAAAGTTTGCAGGCTATGGATTTAACAGATCCCACGCCTATGCCTACTCAGCACTGGCTTTCCAGCTTGCTTATTTCAAGACACACTATCCTGCTATTTTCTTCCAAGTCATGTTGAATTATTCAAGCAGTGATTACATTGTAGATGCATTGCAGATGGGCTTTGAAGTAGCTCCCTTAGCAATCAAAAGCATTCCCTATCATGATAAAATTGCTCAGAAGAAAATCTATCTTGGTCTAAAAGCCATTAAGGGAATGCCAAGAGATTTGTCTTACTGGATTATTGAAAATCGTCCTTTCTCAAGCATTGAAGATTTTGTCACACGTCTTCCCAAGAATTACAAGAAACTGTCGCTTTTGACGCCTTTGGTTGAACTAGGGCTTTTTGATGAATTTGACAAGAATCGCCAGAAAATCTTAGTGAACCTACCAAACTTATTTGTCTTTGTTGAGGAGTTAGGTGGACTCTTTGCGGATACAAATTATAGTTGGACTGAATCTGATGATTTTACTGAGGCAGAGAAATTTTACAAAGAGCAGGAACTGATTGGGGTAGGTATCAGTCCCCATCCTCTCCAAACTCTTGCCAAACAAGCCCTATATCCGATCACTCCAATCACTAATCTAACCGAGGGAGCTCAAGCCACTCTCCTAGTTGAAGTTCAAAAGATTAAAGTGATTCGAACCAAGAAAGGCGAGAGTATGGCCTTTCTACAGGTTCATGATAGTAAGTCTCGGATGGATGTAACTGTATTTTCAGACCAATATAGAAAATTTGCTTCCATTTTATCCGAAGGTAAATTTTACTACATCAATGGCAAAGTTCAATCTCGAGATGGTCGTCTGCAAATGATTGCACAAGATTTGAAAGAAGCAGTGGCGGAACGATTCTGGATTCAAGTTAAAAATCATGAAAATGATAAAGAGATTTCAAATATCCTAGAACAACATAAAGGCTCTATTCCTGTAATTATCAGGTATGTTGAGGAAGAGAAAACAATTGTTTCCTCCCAACATTTTGTAAAAAAAGATCCCCTTTTACAGGAAAAATTAGAGGGAATTGTTATGAAAACGATTTATCGCTAA
- a CDS encoding Xaa-Pro dipeptidyl-peptidase, which translates to MRFNQFSYLHVSHSQVLRELSQLGLRLAPEQASKKQLEQFVRWSFFTYKNTDYPLSVLAADKETDLLTFFQSDCDLTPEIFYTVAFQLLGFSYLVDFEDAEQFRKETGFPIVYGDLIENLYQLLNTRTKKGNTLIDQLVSDGLIAEDNHYHYFNGKSLATFSTHDVIREVVYVESSVDTDKDGLPDLVKVSIIRPRHDGQVPALMTASPYHQGTNDTASDKALYKMEGELEVKLPHTIELEEPKLNFVEPHGQAETVSETEEKLAHINSSYTLNDYFLPRGFANLYVSGVGTKDSQGLMTNGDYQQIEAYKNVIDWLNGRCRAFTDHTRKRQIKADWSNGKVATTGISYLGTMSNGLATTGVDGLEVIIAEAGISSWYNYYRENGLVTSPGGYPGEDFDSLAELTYSRNLLAGDYIRGNEAHQADLEKVKGLLDRKTGDYNQFWHDRNYLLNAHKVKAEVVFTHGSQDWNVKPLHVYQMFHALPTHINKHLFFHHGAHVYMNNWQSIDFRESMNALLSKKLLGLDSGYQLPTVIWQDNTAPQTWQGLGDFGKQDELHTFSLGTEEKVIQNQYDQKDFERYGKTYQTFNTELYQGKANQITIDLPVTNDIHLNGRVELKLRVKSSTNKGLLSAQLLELGQKKYLQPYPAVLSARTIDNGRYHMLENLCELPFNPSVQRVISKGYLNLQNRNDLLTVESIEAEKWMEIQFDLQPTIYKLKKGDTLRLVLYTTDFEITVRDNTDYHLTVDLTQSSITIPS; encoded by the coding sequence ATGCGTTTTAATCAATTCAGCTATCTTCACGTTTCTCATTCGCAAGTTTTACGCGAGTTATCCCAGCTTGGTTTGAGGTTGGCACCAGAACAAGCATCAAAAAAACAACTTGAACAATTTGTCCGCTGGAGTTTTTTCACTTATAAAAATACCGACTATCCTTTGTCTGTCTTAGCTGCAGACAAGGAGACTGATCTCCTTACCTTCTTTCAGTCAGATTGTGACCTGACTCCTGAGATTTTTTATACTGTGGCTTTTCAACTTTTAGGATTTAGCTATCTTGTTGACTTTGAGGACGCCGAACAATTCCGTAAAGAAACTGGATTTCCTATTGTTTATGGAGATCTCATTGAAAATCTTTATCAATTGCTAAATACGCGAACCAAAAAGGGAAATACACTCATTGACCAGCTTGTTAGTGATGGGCTTATTGCAGAAGATAATCACTACCACTACTTTAACGGCAAGAGCTTAGCAACCTTCTCTACTCATGATGTCATTCGTGAAGTCGTGTATGTCGAGAGCAGTGTGGATACTGATAAAGACGGACTCCCTGACTTAGTCAAGGTCAGCATTATTCGTCCACGCCACGATGGACAAGTCCCTGCTCTTATGACTGCCAGCCCTTATCACCAAGGCACCAACGACACAGCCAGCGACAAGGCTCTCTACAAAATGGAAGGAGAGCTTGAGGTCAAGCTACCCCACACCATTGAGCTCGAGGAGCCTAAGCTGAATTTTGTCGAGCCTCATGGTCAAGCAGAAACCGTCTCTGAAACTGAAGAAAAGCTAGCTCACATCAATAGTTCTTATACTCTCAACGATTACTTCCTCCCAAGAGGATTTGCCAATCTCTATGTATCGGGTGTTGGAACCAAGGATTCCCAAGGTCTCATGACCAATGGGGACTACCAGCAGATTGAAGCATATAAAAATGTGATTGACTGGCTTAATGGCCGTTGTCGTGCCTTTACTGACCACACGCGCAAACGTCAAATCAAGGCTGACTGGTCAAACGGAAAAGTTGCAACAACAGGTATTTCCTATCTAGGAACCATGTCTAATGGTCTTGCGACAACTGGTGTTGATGGCTTAGAAGTGATCATCGCTGAAGCAGGTATTTCCTCTTGGTATAACTACTATCGGGAAAATGGTCTTGTGACCAGCCCTGGTGGTTATCCAGGTGAGGATTTTGACTCACTTGCTGAATTGACCTACTCCCGCAATCTCCTAGCTGGTGACTATATCCGTGGTAATGAAGCTCATCAGGCAGACTTAGAAAAGGTAAAAGGGCTTCTTGATCGCAAGACTGGTGACTACAATCAATTTTGGCATGACCGCAACTATCTGCTCAATGCTCACAAGGTTAAAGCTGAGGTCGTCTTTACGCATGGTTCTCAAGATTGGAATGTCAAACCTCTTCATGTTTACCAGATGTTCCATGCCCTTCCAACTCATATCAATAAGCACCTCTTTTTCCATCATGGTGCCCATGTCTATATGAACAACTGGCAGTCAATTGACTTCCGTGAGTCCATGAATGCCTTGTTAAGTAAGAAATTGTTAGGACTTGACTCAGGCTATCAACTTCCTACTGTCATCTGGCAGGACAATACCGCACCGCAAACATGGCAGGGGCTTGGTGACTTTGGCAAGCAGGATGAACTGCATACCTTCTCTCTTGGAACTGAAGAAAAAGTGATTCAAAACCAGTATGATCAAAAGGATTTTGAGCGTTATGGCAAGACTTACCAGACCTTCAACACAGAGCTTTACCAAGGAAAAGCCAATCAAATCACCATTGACCTTCCAGTGACCAATGACATCCACTTAAATGGTCGAGTGGAGCTGAAACTTCGTGTCAAATCAAGTACAAACAAGGGCTTATTATCTGCTCAACTGCTGGAACTTGGACAAAAGAAATATCTACAGCCTTATCCAGCTGTTTTAAGTGCTAGAACCATTGACAACGGTCGCTACCATATGCTTGAAAATCTCTGCGAACTGCCATTCAATCCAAGTGTTCAACGTGTCATCTCCAAAGGCTACCTTAATTTACAAAATCGAAATGATTTACTAACTGTTGAGAGCATAGAAGCTGAAAAATGGATGGAAATCCAATTTGACCTACAACCTACGATTTACAAGCTGAAAAAAGGTGACACACTTCGCCTTGTTCTCTATACTACCGACTTTGAAATCACTGTCCGTGATAATACAGACTATCACTTAACAGTCGATCTCACACAATCCTCCATCACCATCCCCTCATAA
- a CDS encoding arginine repressor has protein sequence MNKSEHRHQLIRALVAKNKIHTQAELQALLAENDIQVTQATLSRDIKTMNLSKVREADHSYYVLNTGSISKWEKRLENYMEDGLVMLRPVQHQVVLKTLPGLAQSFGAVLDALDFKQIIATVCGDDVCLLICENAEEAQTCFEILKKFAPPFFFND, from the coding sequence ATGAATAAATCTGAACATAGACACCAACTCATCCGTGCGCTTGTAGCCAAAAATAAGATTCATACACAGGCAGAGTTGCAAGCTTTACTAGCTGAAAATGATATTCAAGTCACACAGGCCACTCTCTCACGCGATATCAAAACCATGAATCTATCAAAGGTTCGCGAAGCAGATCATTCTTACTATGTTTTAAATACTGGTTCCATCTCCAAATGGGAAAAACGCTTGGAAAACTATATGGAAGATGGCTTGGTCATGCTACGTCCTGTCCAGCATCAGGTTGTCCTCAAAACCTTGCCAGGCCTTGCCCAATCGTTTGGAGCTGTTCTCGATGCACTTGATTTCAAACAAATCATTGCCACCGTATGTGGTGATGATGTCTGCCTTCTTATCTGTGAAAATGCTGAAGAAGCACAGACTTGCTTTGAAATTCTTAAAAAATTTGCGCCACCATTTTTCTTCAATGACTAA